The DNA sequence TCTCATCTTTGAAGttggttttgtggggttgaattGGATCTCAAATCCAAATCCTAAAATGGTATCAAGACCTATCTTAGATCACTGCTGGGCCACTTGCATTTCCCATACTCCAGGCGGTAGCCCTATGTGTGAGGAAGAGTGTTCGAAAATTACTTTAATTGCAATCATCCCTAGCCCACCTTAGTTGTGGCCTCAATGGGGACTACCTTGAATTGTAGCATAAAGAGTGGTGGTTTACTACCacattaattattgataaaactTAATAAGCTCTACAAAGCTTAGGTAGTCCACACCTTCAAAGTCAATTTTGAGAGCTTGAATTCGGCCTTAAACCCAACTTGTGGACCAATTGAAACTCTTCTTATGCACGTAaaggttaaaaaatatataattgacgAATGTGTTGCTGCAGTGCTGCTCCCTTTCCTTGCTTTACACATACTACTGCTGAATGAGTTTTCTGCTGGACTTTTGCTTTATAATGGGTAAATCAAAAAGGGAGCCTGATATTACTTGGAACTATTATGAAAGCCTTCCTACAAATAGACTACAAGTAAAATGTAAGTTTTGTGATTCAAGtatatgttacatttttttcaaagtcCGTGAATCTTATGATTCACAATAGGAAACAGttcacaattcaaaatatagCTGCCTCTATGATACATCATTAGTATTACAGAATATTTTACATTCTTAAtgttatttataacaattactgtataatgtttaaaatgtttagtttactactatattaaataagttttaatctgAGAATtctacttttttaatttctatctCAAACATCCAAGCAACATAATTGGAATGAATCTTAGAAGTCTAAGTTTACATCCAAACTCTTTGAGTGGGGGCGACTACAAACCAAACATAGAATCTATGATTGTAAACCGATACCAGCACTGGTAGAGtgcaattaaaaataaaattgtgagcCATAATTCCAATTCTGTCAAAGAAATGGATCCTAACCACACAAATAAACACCCACCACCAACTGAGCCTAACCCCCATCCAACAGCATTGCAAATTTCCCTACCTTTTGAAAACCtccaattttcttgtttttatatGACTCATCGTTTCAAGAAAACCCAAATAAACATGTTTCTGCACAgaccaaatttaaattaagagtCAAGAAAGCATGATGACAATAATAGAAGGTTAAACAAAGACTGAAATGAGGACACCctatttagatttaaaaaagGAGCTCAGGTTTTCTTATTGAAAGATAGTTTTATATTGTAGTACAGCAATAAAATTGATATAGGATTAAATCAACTTTGATGAAAAAGCTGTATAAGAATATTCCACAAAATAAGAGGCTTATACATTCAGGGGAATCTAAATAGCTCATGTTACACATGAAACACAATTTTCATAATCCTCAAAACATCAGATAAATCAACGGCCAATTGTCTGTATTAACCTAGCATATAATTCGCAGAAGTACTATCCAAAGGATCACCATTCTGAATCAttaaaaagtgttgaaatgtaATGTTATTTCTACATTTTTCCTTTGTGTGTTCCCAgctttagggttagggttttaggCAAGTGCTATGACTCTTCTTTGTATCCAATATCCTATATATACATCAATAAAAACCCCACGGTGTAGGTTGATTACACTGTCTTCTATTCTGCTTGTTTGTTTAAGTTAGTATAGTCCttcactttaaaaataaaaattgagacaaCCACATTAGCCACCCTTGACAGGTAGAGTGATAACAACTAATTATTAGCAGTAGAATAGAAATTATTTAACAGAAAATCCCACCAAGAATATGCTAGCATGGATTAGTTGAGCCTGATAATTGGCTAGACAAGAATCATGCAGAACTTTCAAACAGTGGAAAGAAAAAAGGGAAGGAAAAAAGACGAACAAAAAAATCAGGGAATTTAACATTCAACCTTAGTTCTTGGAATCAAAACATTTCTAGGAACAGGCAATCCAACTGAGACTGCATACTCCTGAGCAGCTAATAGTTTGGCCTGTGTAAAGCGAGTTCCTTCTACAAATAGAGCCAACCAAAAGGGAAGAGGGAAATCCCTCAGTTGCTGTAGGCCCGACTGCATATACAATATTGCAAGACTCAAATGAGATTCAAAATAGCAAAACAGTTAACATTGAACTGATATAGTGTGTTTCTGGTACAATGATGCTTCATTTGTATTGAGAGAAAGGAATTAATACAATATATAGAGAAGATTTGATATCctttaataataaagatatgatacaagaataaacaaaaacattcttaataatacatatatactCTATATACTACTGATTATACAATATATGTttcttatttctataattaaaacaaaaacaagttcaaatatcaattatattagaGTATCCCATACCTTTAGGGTGCTTTCATCCTTTGCCCAACTTCTCTCCAGGAAAAGATATTCAGAAAACCACATTGACCAACCAATAACCTGCACAATTGAACTTAGCTGATAGATCAACATTGACATAAATGATGATATGATGATATTCAGAAAACCACCAAACAGAACATCCCATCCCATTATTATCAATCTATACAAACAATAAATGCCCCCTTCATAATTCCTTCCATTACAAATCATATCATTTGTATCACCCTAGTCAAAGCATTAAAACATAAGGATTGGAAAACAAGTACCATTCAACAAGCTCTCACATAACATACCGGTAGAAACTTAGAGGATTTCTTCATCACAGCAAGAGTGCTGCCAAGGCAACCTGAACGCTGAAGAATAATAACGTTCAATAATCATTCAGTAGTTGAAGCAAAATCCAGATGAGTCAAGAAACGCATTTCAAATCTAAGAATATCACATTTATGGTGAAATAAGTCTATAAGTAGACCCCAACTATGAGTTATTTCGTCATAGTAAAGATAATATTAAACATTTCAGAATGACAAGTAAAATATGCAACTGATTGTAATACATATGCAAAttccaatattaattttattgagtTGAATATGTGAAAGAGGTCATACTAAATAAGACAATCACCTGAGCTAAAACCCATCCAACAAGCCAATCAATGTCACTTCTGTGATTGGATATGACAAGAGCATGTTCTTTACCTGATAAATTCTAGAATGAATCAGAATTCAAGTTATTCAGAGTAAGAAAAGTGCAGAGACCATATATACTCCCTTTTTCTTTCCAAAACACATGCACAACACAAGAAGAAACAGAATGAAGAGGTGAGATGTAGGATAGCCTAGAGCACCAAAATGCACAGTACAGGAGACTTACCCATTAAACGAAAAGTTTCACTATCTGTGAATACTTGGACCTGAAGACAGAAAGTTCCAAACGAAATATTTGATTATTCCAAATCCAACAATAAGAACAATTAAGTCAAATTCATATATGATGtcttttaaaatactattttttcttgataGATGAAACATCAATTTTACACAATTGTAATATGCTACAAAGAAGTTAGTACAAATAAGACTTGAACACGAGACAGGATGATCAAAAGCattaaacaacaaataattatgtTCTGTCTGCTCCATTAAATTTCCcccattaaaaaaatgaacacGAGCTAGAACAGCTTCATTTCAGTAGAAAGTCCATATCATACAAGCCAAGCATCAACTATCTCATTTACTTCACTTTTTAGTATCCCGCACATCATGACCAGGTTCATTCCCCAATTAAACAACCTTTATTTAAACGAATCCTAGGGTCTACTTGTAAACCCGCCTACAAATACCAAgctttaaaaattcaaatatcaattCAAGAAACAGGCcaaaattcaaatatcaataCATGCCCAATCACAAACCATCATTTATAATAACTACTTCAAAAGTCATACCAAAGATAATCTCTGATTAATTGACAGTATAAAAACTTTTACACCGGCATCGCATGCCAGTTAAACTCATTCAGTACTCCAAAATCACATCATCTAGCAGGGCAAGCAAGTAAAGCACTAAACACTTTGCTCCAGTGAACTTTAAATCAAATGAACAAGACAAGAGAGACTACACCTTAACACCAGCCCACCAATCAATAATCCACACGAGTTCCAACCACAGCAGTTCCGCCACCACCCGATTCATCCGCCGGTACAAATTCTTCGACACCGGCCGCACAAACACGTAGCATACTGCCTGAGAGCATCACACCACCACTTGTCAACACTCCACAGTACCAATTATCATCAATTAATCGATAAACAACCAATAGTCAGTGAAGAACACTTTCTCTCTAGTTGAACAAAATGAAGAGGGTTCCAACAATAAGGGGCGAATCGAAATCTCCAAGAATAACCGAAAatgcaaaaaattaaataaataaataaaaacagtgaCAAAGGGGTCGGTTCCTGGTGAAAGAATAGGGATTCTGatttatatagaaataaaaaataaataaaaatgaggtATGACCTGAATGAGGTTAACGATGAGACCAGAGGAGAAGAAGAGAAGGCCGAGTGGGACGACAACAGCTGCAGTCATAGCCAAGTGAATTTCTGAAACTTCGATTTTTCGATGATATTGATGATGTTGCTTGCTTTCACTGTTGTCGATCTTGTTTACGCTGATGCTTGCTATGGCTACCTAGGTGCGTGTATCCTACTGTGTCTGCTTCTGATAACGTGCTCTCTAttagttactttattttatttttcaattccaaATAAAACCACatgttttaataattgaatcttTACAAATGCAATGTTATCATACGAAAAAGGTATAAATTAAATGCTAGATTctagatttaatattttttctactatcaagatgattttttatttaatttatcaagAAAGTTAATACAGTCACTTTCATCAGATTGGTAATAAAGATGAACATCACTAAATAGTATGTTATTAATTGAAAttgatttattgataaaatatatgGCATTAGAATAGTTTAAGaacatttaaaaatgataaatcgaacataaaaaaaaaatcattacaatAATAGAATACAAGGATCGCAAGCCAcctaaaacaaataagaaataactTTCACAAACTAtagcaaaaaaataataatttgtgaaAACAAATTTTCAGATTGAATCTAACAAAGAATTAGAGTCACACAAGGGGTTTAAGAATTGAACAttggtttaaaaaaatgtttattttaaactGTGTGAAGTTAGTATTAtgaattaatcaattttaatactCATTTTGTTAGTTAAGTTGAAACATTGCCACGTGATTTAGGTGTTAAATAATGATATCTATTAAgtcgttttattttattactcgGACTGACAGTATACGTTATGCTATGACGAAATTTATAGCAgtggtaaaataaaaaaaataaaaaacaagatgAAGAACCAAAAgagtgattaaaaatatttcagaatcagttaaaaataatgtaatattagTAACACAATACAAATAAATGTTCTATCTTTTGTTGAGTCTTATATCGAAATTCTGTAATTTATTGTATATTCAATTTGGAAACTTAATTTATTGGGTACTTAAAATAGGTAATAAATTTGGgcctaaaatttgtttaaacaaACATGATTTGAGTTTTTGCTTTATGCACCCCCATCATTGTTAACTTCACCCATACTAACTTCGCCTTTCTCATTGCCACTGCACCACGTTGTTCAGAAAAAAGTTCATTTTGGAAAATACTTTTCGAAATGTGTATCTTgttttttgaaaagtttgtttagaaaaaattattgaaagatAAATCCTTTTCAAAATGTATTTCATGCATAAATCCTATTTCATGCGTTACAGAAATTCTATTCCATAAATCTGAATCCATAAACCTCGTTctaaaaatcttgatttgaaaATTTCAGAAGTTTTGTTTCAGAAAAATCTCcactgataatttttttctataatctaAGGTAACatctttttattagttttttattttcttattttctcttttttatattctaaaattatttacaagATATTTATCGTTTTATAttctaagaaaaaattatcaaaaatataATCGTGCATCTAAAAAATCACTTTTACAATagaagaaataatttattttgaaaattatggaGTATAAAGACTGCAGGAAGAAAAAGTCTTTCATCAAATTTTGAATGgtccaattatatattttcaaatgatAGATATTAAAATCGACTTTACATAAATAGACCtggtattttttataaaattaaaacttaaaacctAACTTATTATTTGCCAAACATATTTTGTAGAGtttatttgtggtttttgaacaatgatattttgactattaaattttgacaatttttttttacaatataatatatcattttctaagtgattttaaaatattaaaaataaaaaaataaaaaattacttaaaaaatatcacttaaaattataaaaaaaaaattaaaatttaataatcaaaatgtTCCATAAGGACAAACTAATATGTCAAACTCGCCTTTtcaaaaaccacaaataaaCTCTACAAAATACGTTTGCCAAATAATAAGTTAggctttttaagttttaatttcacaaaaaaGACCAGGTCTATTTGTATAAATTCGGTTTTAATATCTATTATTTAAATACttcaataagataaaaaatgatGAAACCAAGATTTCAATATTCCAGACAAAAATCACAGTATTTTGTTTATAATCAAATTCTTTACGGTACACAtaatcaaagaagaaaaaaaaatctctcaactttttcaatttttacttcTCCAATGTGATGTTTAATATAAAGAAGTCAACTTATTCCTAACCTAGCATAATTGGTGTACTAGGGGCATTAagatacaataaattaaattttagagtTAATTTGTAGGTGCATGAGTTAATTATAAtcaaaatacttataaatatagataaacaCATAAGAATAAGGATTAATTTGagtattaaaacattttaaaagacTAAGTATTACTAGAAATACAACCACTTTTAACCaagatttaataatttttggaATTCAATTTCTCTTAATAAACTAGAGGATATTTTTAAAGTACAACCACCTAATTAAAAAGCTTTGATTACAAATGAGTGTGATAAAAGATCATTGGATTGTTAagtaaaataagtaaaattttaagatgGATATGAGATGATAAACACTTAAGGTTGCCATGATGTTCTTTGGAAAGATTAAGGCATGATaagaagaatatttttttttaagaattgaCTATATCTCATTGTGGTTATTGTTCTTTAACCTTTATTTATcttgaaatattcaatatataaatgCTTGAAGAAAGTAGTTTTTAGAAATCTAAAAAGCCTAAAACAAAAGTATTTTCTTTATCTTGAATTTATCCACACATAACATCTTATTAGTAAATAAGGGATAAAGACATTTTTTTGAATCGTGTTAAAACAAACACAGGGATATTTCGAATTGTATAATGTTAAATTACAATTGTgaaatgtaacgtcccaaaataacctcaaataaataaaacatcacatatatgaatattaagAGACTATGGAGTTTAAGATATAAGGGTATATCATACGTCAGATATACCcagattacaaaaaaaaaaaggactcCACACTGTCCAAGCAGAAATACtctggaaaaaaaataattaaactaggTATTATTCGGAAAAGGGAAacgtaaataataaaattcttcaGTGATGGGCCCCACAGTGGGCCCAATATCCATCCAATCCATCAAGCTGCAACATCCCTATTACCATTACTACTGATAGgggttctcgcatctgctcacatgaTCATCACAAAGATAGAGGCCACACATAACACACAAGCAAGCAAAATGGTAAGCTAGCGAAGAAGTCATCATATCATGCACTCAACATACCATTTCACATTCAGACATACATAGTAGACACCCACATGTGAAGTACCCATTAATATAAAACCCCAAGTTTTAGCTATCCGGATATgtaactgaggcaccaccacatagtagtggaattatgtcctagcaatgaggcgtcaccgcgaggccttcacggaattatacccttacaggaggcaccaccacgtggccttcgtggaattacgccctggctctgaggcaccaccacgaccctccgtggaattacgtccttttgttggggcaccaccagggactccccataagagggtccatggaattacgtccaatcgatgaggcgccaccaagatctctcactacaagagtcatggaattatgccctaccCATACTTTAAACATGTTCCACCCACCAATCAAGAATTTCCCATGACATAAATATCATGCATAATCAACaactcatacaactcatgctttccaattcatacCCAATAAAATAACATGCTATTTCCATTTCAAATGTAACATATCAATCATGCTATCATCACGCAATCCCTCTAGTAAAGTATTTGGGTCAGATAAACAAGCCACACATCGGTGAACCACTCAATAACAACATCAAAAACTGCCTTctgcctcgctcaagctaacagggctcgctcaggcgaggggaaccctctcgctcaggcgaaccccatctcgcctaggcgagggtcCGACAAAGGGACAGGGGACTCTGCGAGGTATCACTCGggcgagtcccttctcgcctaggcgagagcactcATCGCTCAAAACGAATACAAGTCGCTCAGGCGACAATTCGAGTGGAAAGTCTTGGGCGAGCCTATGataatctcgctcaggcgagactagctcgcttgggcgagaaaaccagcaCTCGCCACTGTTTTCTCATACAGTAGCCAAAACCACAAACCAACACATGCTTTGACTCCAACCAAAACGGACACAACGCCAACCAATCCATATAGACACAAAATGATGACCAAAACAGCGGAAAACACAAGCAACAaaaggttctagcttcccttacctggaaaacaaGTTAGCGGAACACTCCAACACGAACATAATGAACACGACGGTCCTAAGAATGGCCAAAGAGCTGAAATGAACGGTACAATAGAAACAAGGACGGGTTATTACCAAATCCTAATGGTAAACAGTGGTCTTAGACCCAGAAAGGGGAAACATGAGCTGAGAAAGACTTACGCGGAGTAGGAGCTGGGTTTGAGTTAGCTCGAGGAAGGTTTAGAGCAAACCCTAAAAGAGTGTTTTGTACGAGAGGCGCAAAGATGACGGCTGATTCTTCTGCAAGAGTGAAAGTGCGAATTATGGTAACTAGGAACGATTTTATCTGCTGGACCAACCCTTAGACTCACTTACAAAGACAACCCCTTtaatttagggcagaaaagaaaTATCAgattttaatgggccttacatgaACTTATTGTTTGACACTACAAAAAATGTTCTTTGAAACGAATAAAGATCACAATTGAATTTATTACACAAAACACTTATATTTTACGAAATTACtcaaagtattttttttaaacataatatgCTCTTCCACTTTTTTCTTCTCCTCATACACCATCCCACCTTTAACGATGATAATATCTTAATTCAcgattttattaataaaaatattgttttatgaattttttattttttattttttagaattgaatTTAACaccaagatatatatatatatatatatatatatatatatatatatattacttttcttttatatatcgtaattttaaattttagtttgaattactagtatatttagtttaattaaaagaaataagaaatatatgaaataatcaTTTAGTGTATACACACATAAGTTTACAATGAAAAAAGTTTGAACTACAGTAACCAATGAATGGTCAGAAAAATGAAAGTATAAATGACTCCTTCTTTTGCGTTTTGAAATCTTCGTCATTCCttcaaaagaaagaagaaatgtgCATCACTAGATATTGATTTTTCTAAAGGGAATCTgcatttgaatattaaaaatggaataATAAAAGGATAGTGTCATTTTTTCTCCCTTCTGCATAATTGAATGGGTCCACCAAATGGCCAAACctatgttataataataataataataataataataataaaatgaaagagtTGAATAATTTAGTTAACAATTTATTGCTGTCATTATACATGCAAaacaatttgtttaatttgatgcTAACAAGTTATATTTAATTGCAAGTGTTACACTCTACAAGATTTTATTTCACCTcctaaaagataattaattcttattaaaatacagctacatgttaaatataatatttatttatttttaagttagtaaaatttgtttttttattgaaaaagtaTAATTGTGTTACGAAACTTAGTTACACACTACATCATTGAATTATTCTGAGCATAAAATAGTGAAAACCCATAATTGCCCTCACCGTCCtaatgtgaaaaataattaatatgtttgGGAGAgcattgaaaattttgattttggaaGAATTAATCATTAGACGCATAGCTTCTCTTTGGACTTAAATTTTGtagttcaaaatcaattttataaccaaacaaaacatgattttattttaaaaattaaagtcaaTCTGACATGAAACCAAAATCACTCGATGtttgtttcataattttatgtttattaactTAAGACTACTTTTCCAATATTACTGTGCTACACTTTTTgagaattgttttttttttctttaccaatACTACTGTGCCACGTGCAGGGCAAGCAATTATTGGTTCTCAAATTACTATTGGTTTTGCTCTAATTCGAATATACTATTACGTTTGGGAGATATATGACGTgtttataaaatagtaaaattactAAACAAAGAAgctcataattaataatataaaatagataaaatttacacactattataatatatttataaagtcgtccaaaataattataattatgcaAACATAAGAAGGAAACTCAAAATTTTTAACTATCGTGGATTTTTACCTTGTACATATATCCTATCAAATATTTTCAAGCCTTAAGCTAAAGGTTCCTCAACATTCATTTATGCATTAATTATCATCTCCTCACACCACATTGGTGATTAtagcaagaaaaagaaaacaaaacataagACCAACAAAAAAAGCACATAAGGCAAACTAGTTGAATAAatcatacaaatatatttttaaacattttatatgtGTATCAGTTTCATTGCAGAATATAAAA is a window from the Vigna unguiculata cultivar IT97K-499-35 chromosome 7, ASM411807v1, whole genome shotgun sequence genome containing:
- the LOC114191689 gene encoding 1-acyl-sn-glycerol-3-phosphate acyltransferase 2-like, which encodes MTAAVVVPLGLLFFSSGLIVNLIQAVCYVFVRPVSKNLYRRMNRVVAELLWLELVWIIDWWAGVKVQVFTDSETFRLMGKEHALVISNHRSDIDWLVGWVLAQRSGCLGSTLAVMKKSSKFLPVIGWSMWFSEYLFLERSWAKDESTLKSGLQQLRDFPLPFWLALFVEGTRFTQAKLLAAQEYAVSVGLPVPRNVLIPRTKGFVSAVSHMRSFVPAIYDVTVAIPKSSPAPTMLRLFRGKSSVVHVHIKRHLMKDLPEESEAVAQWCRDIFVAKDALLDKHIAEDTFSNQELQDAGRPVKSLVVVISWACVVVTGAIKFLQWSSLLSSWKGVAFSGIGLGVVTLLMHILIQFSQAERSTPSKVAPAKSRNREELEARDNKQD